Proteins encoded together in one Musa acuminata AAA Group cultivar baxijiao chromosome BXJ3-6, Cavendish_Baxijiao_AAA, whole genome shotgun sequence window:
- the LOC135639868 gene encoding probable receptor-like protein kinase At4g39110 has product MMTMVSIRMDQASLPFLLFLLLQLLLCSTPTSGQAQKSAAAFTLADNFLIDCGATSTAAMPDGREFKTDLQSTPFLAAHDEVRASVPAAPGVPSPLYLTARIFHEETSYSFTLSRPGWHWIRLHFFAVNSSDFDLSSAVFTVNTDDFVLLHSFTVDDPTKWVLKEYLVNATNPRLAIRFSPLRNSVAFVNGIEVVSAPDVLIPDTASTVSPVGQIGGLSLSAYQVVYRINVGGPVITSANDTLGRAWDQSDTFLQSKSTAKKVSVSPSIIKYPEGTSPLIAPNTVHATAVKMADARVGRPNFNVTWIFVVDPSFGYFVRLHFCDIISKSLNDLYFNVYINGMMAVSGLDLSTITSGLAMAYYKDIVLNASVATGRITIQIGPMKENTGRIDALLNGVEILKMNNSVGSLDGEFGVDGSMAGGGGSSNRRAIAAVGFAMMFGAFAGLGAMVVKWYKRPKDWRRRNSFSSWLLPVHTSTSTFTTSKGSGYGSHKSGYTFSSTLGLGRYMSLSELQAATKNFDQNAVIGVGGFGNVYLGELDDGTKVAVKRGNPQSEQGINEFQTEIQMLSKLRHRHLVSLIGYCDENSEMILVYEYMANGPFRDHIYGHNLPSLTWKQRLEICIGAARGLHYLHTGTAQGIIHRDVKTTNILLDDNFIAKVSDFGLSKDAPGMNQTHVSTAVKGSFGYLDPEYFRCQQLTDKSDVYSFGVVLLEALCARPAINPALPREQVNLAEWALQWKRKGLIEKIIDPNLAGTINKDSLGKFVEAAEKCLAEHGVDRPSMGDVLWNLEYALQLQETNPPDPPPQEAAKPTESKEEEKAVSIQVFAASSQRERDEPPAGTTPVMSRSVENSSTTMANELFAQLTGMQGR; this is encoded by the coding sequence ATGATGACCATGGTTTCGATTAGAATGGATCAGGCATCCCTccctttcctcctcttcctcctcctccagctcCTCCTCTGCTCGACGCCGACCTCCGGGCAGGCGCAAAAGTCGGCAGCGGCCTTTACCCTCGCCGACAACTTCCTGATCGACTGCGGCGCGACCTCCACGGCCGCCATGCCCGACGGCCGTGAATTCAAGACGGACTTGCAGTCGACTCCTTTCCTCGCTGCGCACGACGAGGTTCGCGCGTCCGTCCCCGCCGCCCCCGGCGTCCCCTCGCCGCTCTACCTCACAGCCAGGATCTTCCACGAGGAGACCTCCTACAGCTTCACGCTCTCCCGCCCTGGTTGGCACTGGATCAGGCTCCACTTCTTCGCCGTGAACAGCTCCGACTTCGACCTCAGCAGCGCCGTGTTCACCGTCAACACCGACGACTTCGTCCTCCTCCATAGCTTCACCGTCGACGACCCCACCAAGTGGGTGCTCAAGGAGTACCTCGTCAACGCCACCAATCCGCGCCTCGCCATCCGTTTCTCCCCGCTCCGCAACTCCGTCGCGTTCGTCAACGGCATCGAGGTCGTCTCCGCCCCCGACGTGCTCATCCCCGACACAGCCTCTACGGTCTCGCCCGTCGGGCAGATCGGCGGGCTCTCGCTCTCCGCTTACCAGGTGGTCTACCGGATCAACGTCGGTGGGCCGGTCATCACCTCCGCGAACGACACGCTCGGGCGCGCGTGGGATCAGAGCGACACATTCCTGCAATCGAAGTCCACCGCCAAGAAGGTGTCCGTGTCCCCCAGCATAATCAAGTACCCGGAGGGAACCTCGCCCCTGATCGCGCCCAACACCGTGCATGCCACGGCCGTGAAAATGGCGGACGCGCGCGTCGGCCGCCCCAACTTCAACGTGACGTGGATCTTCGTCGTCGACCCCTCATTCGGGTACTTCGTCCGACTGCACTTCTGCGACATCATCAGCAAGTCGCTCAACGACCTCTACTTCAACGTGTACATCAATGGGATGATGGCCGTCTCAGGCCTCGACCTCTCCACCATCACCTCCGGCCTCGCGATGGCCTACTACAAAGACATTGTCCTGAACGCCTCGGTGGCCACGGGCAGAATAACCATACAGATCGGCCCCATGAAGGAGAACACTGGCAGGATCGACGCGCTGCTCAACGGCGTGGAGATTCTGAAAATGAACAACTCGGTGGGGAGCTTGGACGGCGAGTTCGGAGTCGATGGCTCCATGGCTGGAGGCGGCGGCAGCTCGAATCGGCGTGCGATCGCTGCCGTCGGATTCGCTATGATGTTTGGTGCCTTCGCCGGACTGGGGGCGATGGTGGTGAAGTGGTACAAGCGACCCAAGGACTGGCGGAGGAGGAATAGCTTCTCCTCGTGGCTCCTTCCGGTACACACGAGCACCTCCACGTTCACGACCAGCAAGGGGTCGGGTTACGGGTCGCACAAGAGCGGCTACACCTTCTCCTCCACGCTGGGTCTCGGCCGGTACATGTCCCTGTCGGAGCTGCAGGCGGCGACGAAGAACTTCGACCAGAATGCGGTGATCGGGGTGGGCGGCTTCGGGAACGTGTACCTTGGCGAGCTCGATGATGGGACGAAGGTGGCGGTCAAGAGAGGGAACCCGCAGTCGGAGCAGGGGATCAACGAGTTCCAGACGGAGATCCAGATGCTGTCTAAGCTGCGCCACCGCCACCTGGTGTCGCTGATCGGCTACTGCGACGAGAACTCGGAGATGAtcctggtgtacgagtacatggccAACGGGCCGTTCAGAGACCACATCTACGGGCACAACCTGCCGTCGCTGACGTGGAAGCAGCGGCTGGAAATATGCATCGGGGCGGCGCGCGGTCTGCACTACCTGCACACCGGCACGGCCCAGGGCATCATCCACCGTGACGTCAAGACCACCAACATCCTCCTGGACGACAACTTCATCGCCAAGGTGTCCGACTTCGGCCTCTCCAAGGACGCGCCGGGAATGAACCAGACGCACGTCAGTACCGCGGTGAAGGGCAGCTTCGGCTACCTCGACCCCGAGTATTTCCGGTGCCAGCAGCTGACGGACAAGTCGGACGTGTACTCCTTCGGGGTGGTGCTGCTGGAGGCCCTCTGCGCACGGCCGGCCATCAACCCCGCCCTTCCGAGGGAGCAAGTGAACCTGGCCGAGTGGGCGCTGCAGTGGAAGCGGAAGGGCCTGATCGAGAAGATCATCGACCCCAACCTCGCCGGCACCATCAACAAGGACTCCCTGGGCAAGTTCGTGGAGGCTGCGGAGAAGTGTCTGGCGGAGCACGGGGTCGACCGGCCATCCATGGGCGACGTGCTGTGGAACCTCGAGTACGCTCTGCAGCTGCAGGAGACCAACCCCCCTGACCCACCTCCTCAGGAGGCGGCAAAGCCAACCGAgtcaaaggaggaggagaaggccgtCAGCATCCAGGTCTTCGCGGCGTCTTCGCAGAGGGAACGCGACGAGCCGCCCGCGGGGACGACTCCCGTCATGAGCCGATCCGTGGAGAATTCGAGCACGACGATGGCGAACGAGCTGTTCGCGCAGCTAACGGGAATGCAAGGAAGGTGA
- the LOC135641058 gene encoding uncharacterized protein LOC135641058, which produces MSSDQQIYPGGSSNAELPALGERRDETHDERPAAVSERYWRLFNDPGLPPPGGAPADSSQVSPEAFHDLAHQVRTLTSMVQTIVSQRTPPHAARPSQQQETLARTHVPLPELPGSPRNPATRPGGREAEDTASRPEPEAPTVDSTNALRAQLRLVSQRLDEVQQEVRKSKGELGTDGHQGSPFTPEIQDQAIPPHFRLPSLDAYDGATDPADHVAAFRAQMALFGTSDALMCRAFPTTLRGPARAWYSGLKSGTVASFDQLAKDFELNFLAYARPKPSMALLLGLNQKEDEPLSHFVNRFTTQIRGLPDAHPSLLMQAFMTGLRPSRIFWSLVERPPVAVPEMLQRASQFIAAETWMVGKREEHRKVKSEPPRQQQPTTSRRKLDMPDPRPPLPALNSSRTEIFLHEKGKGLLRDPHPMKNPRELADRSK; this is translated from the coding sequence atgtcaagcgatcagcaAATTTACCCCGGCGGATCCTCAAATGCGGAGCTCCCCGCCTTAGGGGAACGGCGTGACGAAACCCACGATGAACGTCCCGCAGCGGTGTCAGAACGCTATTGGCggttattcaacgacccgggcttgccACCCCCTGGCGGCGCGCCCGCCGACTCCTCGCAAGTGTCGCccgaggcctttcatgacctcgcccaccaggtTCGAACTCTAACAAGCATGGTGCAGACCATTGTCTCCCAACGAACCCCTCCGCATGCGGCGAGGCCCTCGCAGCAACAGGAGACCCTCGCCCGGACCCACGTACCACTCCCAGAGCTTCCGGGCTCGCCTCGAAACCCCGCGACTCGACCGGGAGGTAGGGAAGCCGAGGACACGGCGAGCCGCCCCGAGCCGGAGGCCCCGACTGTTGATTCGACGAACGCCCTGCGGGCCCagctgcgcctcgtcagtcaaaggctgGACGAGGTACAGCAGGAGGTTCGTAAGTCGAAAGGAGAACTCGGGACGGACGGACACCAAGGatctccgttcacccccgagatacaggATCAAGCGATCCCGCCGCACTTCCGCCTCCCTTCCCTGGACGCGTATGATGGCGCAACCGACCCcgcggaccacgtggccgcttttcggGCCCAGATGGCGCTGTTCGGGACTTCAGATGCCCTGATGTGCCGGGCGTTCCCGACGACCTTGCGGGGACCAGCCCGcgcatggtacagcggcctgaagtcagggaccgtcgcctccttcgaccagctcgccaaggattttgagcttaacttcctagcGTACGCCCGACCGAAGCCATCGATGGCGTTGCTCCTggggctcaaccagaaggaggacgagcccctttctcactttgtgaaccggTTTACGACGCAAATCCGTGGATtaccggatgctcacccctccctCTTGATGCAGGCCTTTATGACTGGTCTGCGGCCCTCCAGGATCTTCTGGTCGCTTGTGGAGAGGCCCCCCGTCGCGGTCCctgagatgctccaacgggccaGCCAGTTCATCGCCGCAGAAACCTGGATGGTGGGAAAGCGAGAAGAACACAGAAAGGTAAAGTCGGAACCGCCCCGACAGCAGCAACCCACCACCTCCCGGCGAAAGCTGGACATGCCTGACCCCAGGCCCCCTCTTCCCGCCTTGAACTCTTCCCGGACGGAGATATTCCTACACGAAaaggggaaggggctgctcaGGGACCCCCACCCCATGAAGAACCCGCGAGAGCTCGCAGATCGCTCAAAGTAA